In a single window of the Palaemon carinicauda isolate YSFRI2023 chromosome 10, ASM3689809v2, whole genome shotgun sequence genome:
- the LOC137648306 gene encoding protein FAM200A-like, with protein sequence MYVSQEFDKVDIEKVSVNLSSKEADNLVEIATSGTLKTLFRERSLANFWAQVQPEYPGLAEISLKHLMPFPTTYNCEIGFSTLVDLKTRKRNRINVEPDMRLKLNRLEPDIPTVVRQQKQYHSSHSVWL encoded by the coding sequence ATAAAGTAGATATAGAAAAGGTCAGTGTCAACCTGTCATCAAAAGAGGCTGATAATCTGGTCGAGATTGCAACAAGTGGGACACTGAAGACCCTATTCAGGGAAAGAAGTTTggccaatttttgggctcaagtccagCCAGAGTACCCTGGACTTGCAGAAATTTCTTTGAAACACTTGATGCCGTTCCCAACAACGTACAACTGTGAAATTGGATTTTCTACACTGGTTGATCTTAAAACGAGGAAGCGCAACCGAATCAATGTCGAACCCGACATGCGACTGAAACTCAACAGACTGGAGCCAGATATTCCAACAGTAGTGAGGCAGCAAAAACAGTATCATTCATCGCATTCAGTATGGTTGTGA